From the Solanum lycopersicum chromosome 10, SLM_r2.1 genome, one window contains:
- the Uev1D gene encoding ubiquitin-conjugating enzyme E2 variant 1D — protein sequence MTLGSGGSSVVVPRNFRLLEELERGEKGIGDGTVSYGMDDGDDIYMRSWTGTIIGPHNSVHEGRIYQLKLFCDKDYPEKPPSVRFHSRVNMTCVNHETGVVEPKKFALLANWQREYTMEDILVQLKKEMASPHNRKLVQPPEGTYF from the exons ATGACTCTTGGTTCAGGAGGATCTAGTGTTGTGG TCCCTCGGAATTTCAGATTACTTGAGGAACTTGAACGTGGTGAAAAGGGTATTGGAGATGGGACTGTAAGCTATGGGATGGATGATGGAGATGATATCTATATGCGTTCCTGGACTGGCACCATTATTGGTCCTCACAAT TCCGTTCATGAAGGTCGCATTTATCAGTTGAAGTTATTCTGTGATAAAGATTATCCAGAGAAGCCACCTAGTGTCCGCTTCCATTCTCGAGTTAACATGACATGTGTCAACCATGAGACAGGAGTG GTGGAACCAAAAAAGTTTGCTTTACTTGCAAATTGGCAGCGAGAGTACACCATGGAAGACATACTGGTTCAGCTGAAAAAGGAGATGGCTTCTCCTCACAATCGCAAGCTAGTTCAGCCCCCGGAAGGCACCTATTTCTAG